The nucleotide window TGCGCATAGGATGGAACTTCCTGGCGCGCAGCCGAAGGAAGCCCATATCAAGGGCTTCGAGATGTTCAGCGAGAGCATTGACCGTTGGGGCAGGGCGACGCTGGATTGGCTGGGGCTGGACGGCTCACCGCGCGCGGTGATGGATGCGGCCGAGTAGGCCGCTTCCGCCTTTTCCGCTGAGCATGCCGATCTTGATCTGCTCTGTCTGGTTCTTGCCGGACGCTGCATAGCGCATCTGTTTAATTCTATTGATGTAATTGCTGGAAATGACGAATGAGCTCGAATTCTTCCTCGGCAATTCCTGCACTGTCTGAACTCAGCGACGACAAGTTGCTTGCACGGTTGCTTGATCTTCAGCAGAGAACGCGCGGGATGTTGATGAAATATCAGCTCAAGCCGGCCTCTTTCAGCGCGATGGCACGGAATGCGCGGCGTTCCATTTCCAATACGGAAGAGCTATCCGAGCTGTTTGAGCTGTTCATCAACCTCCAGGAGCTCGGCAATGAAGCCAAACAGCGAAAAGTGCTCGACGAAGCGTCGATGACAGAGTCCGGTGAGCAATCGCAGAGTGCGGTGACTGCATCGTTCCTGCGCCGAGAAGGGCGTACAAGCCTTGAAGAGTCCGAGAAGGCGCTAACAGCGAAAGCACCGGTGCCAGTGCGTCCGGATGGCAAGAGTTCAGCCGAGACCGCCGCGTCTGACGAGAAGGCCTCCCGTGATTTCTTCAGCACCCTCGACCAATAATTGGCGGCAGAGCACTTTGATGCCGAAGACATTGCCTTACGCTGGAGTGGGGTATTTGCAGGCCTTCAAGACGACATTCAATTCCTGAATGACGCCCCATCTTTCCTGAGCAATCTCATGGAGGTCTTCTTTGGAAATCTCATTGTCGTTCAGTTTTTTAGCCCAAGCAGAATCGTACTTGTAGGAAATTTCAATCGTTTCAAAATCAATATCAAGCATAAATGCAAGCATCGTTGCGTTGACGTTGCGCTCCATCCAGTCTTTGTTGACTTTCTTGCTCATCATTTTGAATGTTCCAGATGTGAATGAGCGGACATGTGTTGGATCTGTG belongs to Nisaea sp. and includes:
- a CDS encoding class I SAM-dependent methyltransferase, with product MKLNIGSGFRKMDGYVNVDNFKECEPDVLMNLEETPWQFNSNSVSEITAIHVLEHLGEQRETFFNILKEIYRVLKHDGIFRISVPFYMHPTFYTDPTHVRSFTSGTFKMMSKKVNKDWMERNVNATMLAFMLDIDFETIEISYKYDSAWAKKLNDNEISKEDLHEIAQERWGVIQELNVVLKACKYPTPA